The following are from one region of the Bacillota bacterium genome:
- a CDS encoding ABC transporter permease, whose product MLRRILYLLRKDLAYTRAENIIIYAVIAPILLAAAFRILLPSFEEMEVTFAVDASVPAGVVEGLEEYGRVQRYPGLDRLRQRVLEFDDVAGIHYDGEGYRVLLEGNEVSYVKGLPGIILDRLAQGQPLVSVERVNLNTATSLLREYGTAGFIFFAIVVGGMATGLSVVDDREARTMRALAVSPLATWEYLIAKALLGGLLALVLSLVTAAIIAGPGVLTPSLLGAVLSSLGLALLFGMVIGLISSNQLTAVATLKVLGFVASLGPAGAIFLPARLQWLMFPFPSYWCFVSFQRLLVHQQSAVVSNLLTILGSLVLLGLLVPGMRRVFRLG is encoded by the coding sequence ATGCTAAGGAGGATACTCTACCTGCTTAGGAAAGACCTGGCCTACACCAGGGCGGAGAACATTATAATCTATGCTGTCATAGCCCCGATCCTCCTGGCCGCGGCCTTCCGGATCCTCCTTCCCTCCTTCGAGGAAATGGAGGTGACCTTCGCCGTTGACGCATCGGTGCCTGCTGGGGTTGTAGAGGGGTTGGAGGAGTACGGGAGGGTCCAGCGGTATCCCGGCCTGGACCGCCTGAGGCAGCGGGTACTGGAATTCGATGATGTGGCAGGGATACACTACGACGGGGAGGGCTACCGGGTCCTCCTGGAGGGCAATGAGGTATCCTACGTGAAGGGACTGCCCGGGATCATCCTGGACCGCCTCGCCCAGGGCCAACCCCTGGTGAGCGTGGAAAGGGTCAACCTCAACACTGCGACGTCACTCCTCAGGGAGTACGGGACAGCCGGGTTCATCTTCTTCGCCATCGTGGTGGGGGGAATGGCCACCGGCCTGAGCGTGGTGGATGACCGGGAGGCCCGGACCATGCGGGCGCTGGCGGTGAGTCCCCTGGCCACCTGGGAATACCTCATAGCCAAGGCGCTCCTGGGAGGGCTCTTGGCCTTGGTGCTCTCGCTAGTCACAGCGGCCATAATCGCTGGGCCTGGGGTTCTCACCCCTTCTCTCCTGGGTGCGGTCCTTTCCTCGCTGGGGCTTGCGCTCCTCTTCGGCATGGTGATCGGCCTTATCAGCTCTAACCAGCTTACGGCCGTTGCCACCCTTAAGGTGCTGGGCTTCGTGGCTTCCCTAGGGCCGGCGGGGGCCATATTCCTTCCCGCAAGGCTCCAGTGGCTGATGTTCCCGTTTCCCAGCTACTGGTGCTTCGTTTCCTTCCAGAGACTCCTGGTTCACCAGCAGTCTGCTGTCGTATCCAATCTCCTCACCATCCTGGGGAGCTTGGTGCTCCTGGGTCTCCTGGTGCCTGGAATGCGCCGGGTCTTCCGGCTGGGATAG
- a CDS encoding PRK06851 family protein — MRGTGSVKRVFPGGNTSQGFYSFYDYIITPDATRIFILKGGPGVGKSTLIRRIGEAMVQRGYDIEFHHCSSDNKSLDGVVIPDIGVALIDGTAPHIVDPKNPGCVGEILHLGDFWDEDGIRAHKKEILDLSFEVSSLFQRAYRFLKAAKSVYDDWEACNLEAMLFGRANRKTALIIDELLGSRPVALQVGRDRHLFASAITPGGLVNYLETIVGPCPKRYVIDGRPGTGKSTLLRKVAGAAMERGLDVEMYHCPLNPERVEHVVIPRLGVALTKSIEPHVYEGKPGDERHDMNECLNLRILEKYQGIVQENAEVFEDLFQRAIRFIGAAKAMHDLMETYYVPHMDFNGIHNLGENILKRVLRYAGEHSVKIG; from the coding sequence ATGAGGGGAACAGGTTCCGTAAAGCGAGTCTTCCCGGGAGGCAACACGTCCCAGGGTTTCTACTCTTTCTATGACTACATCATCACACCCGACGCCACCCGGATCTTCATCCTCAAGGGCGGGCCGGGTGTGGGAAAGTCTACCCTGATCCGGCGAATAGGCGAAGCCATGGTGCAGAGGGGCTATGACATCGAGTTCCATCACTGCTCCTCGGACAACAAGTCACTGGACGGGGTCGTGATACCGGACATAGGTGTGGCGCTCATCGACGGCACAGCCCCTCACATAGTAGACCCCAAGAACCCCGGCTGTGTGGGGGAGATACTCCACCTGGGGGACTTCTGGGACGAGGACGGCATCAGGGCCCACAAGAAGGAGATCCTGGACCTGAGCTTTGAGGTCTCTAGCCTCTTCCAGCGGGCCTATCGTTTCCTGAAGGCAGCCAAGTCGGTATACGATGATTGGGAGGCATGCAACCTGGAGGCCATGCTCTTCGGGCGGGCCAACCGCAAGACTGCCCTGATCATCGATGAACTGCTGGGCTCCCGGCCCGTGGCGCTCCAGGTGGGCAGGGACCGGCACCTCTTTGCCAGCGCCATAACCCCAGGCGGGCTTGTGAACTACCTGGAGACGATAGTCGGCCCCTGCCCCAAGAGATACGTTATCGATGGGCGCCCTGGCACTGGCAAGTCCACCCTCCTCAGGAAGGTGGCTGGGGCCGCCATGGAGAGAGGCCTTGACGTGGAGATGTATCACTGCCCCCTTAACCCTGAGCGAGTTGAGCACGTTGTCATACCCAGGCTAGGGGTGGCGCTTACCAAGTCGATAGAGCCCCACGTATATGAGGGGAAACCCGGAGATGAGCGGCATGACATGAATGAGTGTCTCAACCTGCGGATCCTTGAGAAGTACCAGGGCATAGTCCAGGAGAACGCCGAGGTCTTCGAAGACCTCTTCCAGCGGGCCATCCGCTTCATAGGGGCGGCCAAGGCCATGCACGACCTGATGGAGACATACTACGTACCCCACATGGACTTCAACGGCATCCACAACCTGGGGGAGAACATCCTGAAGAGGGTTCTAAGATACGCCGGGGAACACTCCGTGAAGATCGGGTGA
- a CDS encoding TetR/AcrR family transcriptional regulator, whose translation MPAQTFFNLPEKKRKRIEDIALREFAHHPYSRASVSRVAREARIAKGSIYQYFADKKDLYFYLAKQAAQAKMDFLASRANLDWSDFYGSYARMMLAGVEFQIACPLQVRLLTQTLSGPFRDELYGDLRNMAGDYTGQLIQEAQKAGQVRTDLPVDMIAFFFHVLTMEFGNFLLKKAGLELEDLRLKRNRDRIMKMNLPQMVEGFMSLLKEGLLPPGRQYPGTRREGLK comes from the coding sequence GTGCCGGCGCAGACCTTCTTCAATCTCCCAGAGAAGAAGAGGAAGAGGATCGAGGACATAGCCCTGAGGGAATTTGCCCATCACCCCTACAGCAGGGCGTCTGTCTCCAGGGTGGCGAGGGAGGCCAGGATAGCAAAGGGCAGCATCTACCAGTACTTCGCCGACAAGAAGGACCTCTACTTCTACCTGGCCAAGCAGGCAGCCCAGGCGAAGATGGATTTCCTGGCTAGCAGGGCCAACCTGGACTGGTCCGACTTCTACGGGAGCTACGCCCGGATGATGCTGGCCGGTGTGGAGTTCCAGATAGCCTGCCCCCTCCAGGTGAGACTGCTGACCCAGACGTTGAGCGGCCCGTTCAGGGACGAGCTCTATGGTGATCTCAGGAATATGGCCGGAGACTACACAGGCCAGCTCATCCAGGAGGCTCAGAAGGCTGGCCAAGTAAGAACCGACTTGCCGGTGGACATGATCGCATTCTTCTTCCACGTCCTCACAATGGAGTTCGGGAACTTCCTGCTGAAGAAGGCCGGGCTCGAGCTGGAGGACCTTCGTCTCAAAAGGAACAGGGATAGGATAATGAAGATGAACCTGCCGCAGATGGTGGAGGGCTTCATGAGTCTTCTGAAGGAGGGCCTGTTACCGCCGGGCAGGCAGTATCCCGGCACCCGGAGGGAGGGTTTGAAGTGA
- a CDS encoding pyridoxal-phosphate dependent enzyme translates to MREGRVPFGPTYDEMLNAETIDQAVRRKALVALQEDEMDPINLFNITWKDAHNAVRKVVLPQEFTGVDANIVVLLGNGFPSGSHKVGPAYATLMEGCVDGDIVPGVHTILGPSTGNFGIGVAYICSLMGFEAVVIMPDNMSKERYDRIQRYGARLDLTPGTESDVILTLQRTFELKKDPKNRSLAQFELMANYRFHRHVTGNSAVEAVKGIGNGRVACFISAPGSAGTLAAGDCLKDAFPECRVVALEPYECATLSTGGRGQHRIEGIGDKMCTLIHNVLTTDFVALIHDDDCVKALKIIEEGHRILVGMGVKEAVARGMKGLFGVSGMCNIIGAIKMAKYLRLGAGENLVTVATDGMDRYHSVVEDLENRYLEVEEFVLERWARDIFLKATEDHIFDFRSSQAKEALYAQKEKDWLPFGYAKGYLDSMRSPDFWESEYEKVRHYDERIERMR, encoded by the coding sequence TTGAGAGAGGGTAGAGTGCCGTTTGGTCCGACCTACGACGAAATGCTCAACGCGGAAACCATTGATCAAGCGGTGAGGAGAAAAGCCCTTGTGGCGTTGCAGGAAGATGAAATGGATCCCATCAACCTGTTCAACATCACCTGGAAAGATGCGCACAATGCGGTGAGAAAGGTCGTACTGCCCCAGGAATTTACCGGTGTTGACGCTAACATTGTGGTCTTGCTGGGCAATGGCTTTCCCTCCGGCTCGCATAAGGTGGGACCGGCCTACGCCACCTTGATGGAAGGGTGTGTGGATGGCGATATCGTGCCCGGGGTCCATACCATTCTTGGGCCCTCCACGGGCAATTTTGGCATTGGTGTAGCTTACATATGTTCCCTGATGGGATTTGAGGCGGTCGTCATTATGCCTGACAACATGAGCAAGGAAAGATACGACCGGATCCAGAGGTACGGCGCCAGGCTAGATCTGACGCCTGGAACAGAATCTGACGTCATTCTCACCCTGCAGAGAACCTTCGAGTTAAAAAAGGACCCAAAAAACCGCTCGCTGGCGCAGTTCGAGTTGATGGCAAACTACCGCTTTCACCGTCACGTCACTGGAAACTCCGCGGTTGAGGCTGTGAAGGGTATCGGAAACGGGCGGGTCGCCTGCTTCATATCGGCCCCGGGTTCTGCGGGGACCCTTGCAGCGGGGGATTGCCTGAAGGATGCGTTCCCTGAATGCAGGGTGGTCGCCCTCGAGCCCTACGAGTGTGCAACCCTGTCCACAGGCGGTAGGGGGCAGCATCGTATCGAAGGCATTGGTGACAAGATGTGCACTCTGATCCACAACGTGCTCACCACCGACTTCGTGGCGCTCATCCATGATGACGATTGCGTGAAGGCCTTGAAGATTATTGAGGAGGGCCACCGGATCCTGGTTGGCATGGGTGTGAAAGAAGCCGTCGCGAGAGGGATGAAGGGACTATTTGGTGTGTCTGGTATGTGTAACATCATTGGCGCTATCAAGATGGCCAAGTATTTGCGTCTGGGTGCAGGAGAAAACTTGGTGACGGTAGCCACGGACGGTATGGACAGGTACCACTCCGTTGTAGAGGACCTGGAGAACAGGTACCTTGAGGTCGAGGAGTTCGTGCTGGAGCGATGGGCGCGGGATATCTTCCTGAAGGCCACCGAGGACCATATCTTCGATTTCCGGAGCTCACAGGCCAAGGAGGCGCTCTATGCCCAGAAAGAGAAGGATTGGCTCCCGTTCGGTTATGCCAAGGGATACCTGGATTCCATGCGAAGCCCCGATTTCTGGGAGTCGGAATATGAGAAGGTCAGGCACTATGATGAAAGAATAGAGCGGATGAGGTAG
- a CDS encoding transcriptional repressor, with the protein MEQPVKEFEAMVLRLTPQRRAILGVLQVNAGKHLSAEEIHDLVKKGSPGLGLATVYRTLELLVDAAIAHRLDFGDGRARYELARQEEHQHHHLVCIECGTISEVNADLLQRLEEMVEAKNGFTVTDHHLKLYGYCRRCREQREKARGKP; encoded by the coding sequence ATGGAACAGCCAGTCAAAGAGTTCGAGGCCATGGTCTTGAGACTTACGCCCCAGCGGCGGGCCATCCTGGGGGTGCTCCAGGTGAACGCTGGAAAGCACCTCAGCGCCGAGGAGATCCACGATCTGGTGAAGAAGGGTAGCCCCGGGCTTGGGCTGGCCACGGTGTACAGGACTCTGGAACTGCTGGTGGACGCTGCCATTGCCCACCGCCTCGACTTTGGTGACGGCAGGGCACGCTACGAATTGGCCCGGCAGGAGGAGCATCAACACCATCACCTGGTGTGTATCGAGTGCGGGACCATAAGCGAGGTCAATGCGGATTTGCTGCAGCGGCTTGAGGAGATGGTGGAGGCCAAGAACGGTTTTACCGTAACAGACCACCACCTGAAGCTCTACGGCTACTGCCGCAGGTGCCGGGAACAGCGGGAGAAGGCCCGGGGGAAGCCCTGA
- a CDS encoding ABC transporter ATP-binding protein — protein sequence MIRVQRLTFTYPGSKVPAVDSVDFEIERGRIFGFLGPNGAGKSTVQNIMTRLLPVQGGAVLYEGKRVEDLGKAFFNRVGVSFEHPNLYERLTGLENLRYYRGLFSGPSLEPERALEMVGLEGAGNKRAGQYSKGMKQRLVFARAIMNRPDFLFLDEPTSGMDPGTARNIKEIIMGQKDRGATVFLTTHNMFVAEELADTVAFLNEGRIVAQDSPRNLKLAHGQKAVKVEYQVDDKVKAETLFLDKDEDRARLGKLVDSGGVETMHSQEASLEQIFIRLTGRGLS from the coding sequence GTGATAAGGGTCCAGAGGCTGACCTTTACCTATCCTGGCTCCAAGGTCCCGGCGGTGGATTCCGTGGATTTCGAGATAGAAAGGGGACGGATCTTCGGCTTTCTGGGGCCAAACGGGGCAGGGAAGAGTACCGTGCAGAATATAATGACGAGACTCCTGCCGGTTCAGGGGGGTGCGGTTCTTTACGAGGGCAAGCGGGTGGAGGACCTGGGCAAGGCCTTCTTCAATAGGGTGGGGGTCTCCTTCGAGCACCCCAATCTCTACGAGAGGCTCACAGGCCTGGAGAACCTCCGGTACTACCGGGGCCTGTTCTCCGGCCCCTCCCTGGAGCCGGAACGAGCCCTGGAGATGGTGGGCCTGGAGGGCGCCGGTAACAAGCGGGCCGGGCAGTACTCCAAGGGGATGAAGCAGCGCCTTGTGTTCGCCAGGGCCATCATGAACCGGCCTGACTTCCTCTTCCTTGACGAGCCCACCAGTGGGATGGACCCGGGCACCGCCAGGAACATCAAGGAGATAATCATGGGTCAGAAGGACAGGGGGGCCACGGTGTTCCTCACCACCCACAACATGTTCGTGGCAGAGGAGCTGGCGGACACCGTTGCCTTCTTGAACGAGGGGAGGATCGTTGCCCAGGACTCCCCAAGGAACCTGAAACTGGCCCACGGCCAGAAGGCTGTCAAGGTGGAGTACCAGGTGGATGACAAGGTCAAGGCCGAGACCCTCTTCCTGGACAAGGACGAAGACAGGGCCAGGTTGGGAAAACTGGTTGACTCCGGGGGCGTTGAGACCATGCACTCCCAGGAGGCTAGCCTGGAGCAGATCTTCATCCGCCTCACCGGAAGGGGGCTCTCCTGA
- a CDS encoding type II toxin-antitoxin system HicB family antitoxin: protein MVDKYIYPAVFNPDERGPEYGYTVTFPDLPGCITEGDSLENALSMAQEALQLHLYGMEEDGDAIPAPTPPEKVTAPEGGFVTLVQAIMPLIRERMANKSVNKTLTLPKWLNDLAEEKRINFSHVLQSGLKERLGVLEPRRR from the coding sequence ATGGTTGATAAGTATATTTATCCTGCCGTTTTCAATCCAGACGAGCGAGGGCCTGAATACGGTTATACGGTCACGTTTCCAGACCTTCCCGGGTGTATCACGGAAGGCGACAGCCTTGAAAATGCCCTGAGCATGGCCCAGGAAGCGCTACAGTTGCATCTGTATGGAATGGAAGAGGATGGTGACGCGATCCCTGCGCCCACCCCACCCGAAAAGGTCACGGCGCCCGAGGGAGGTTTCGTTACACTTGTCCAGGCAATAATGCCACTTATCAGGGAGCGAATGGCTAACAAATCCGTGAACAAGACTCTTACCCTGCCCAAATGGCTCAATGACCTGGCGGAAGAGAAACGCATCAACTTTTCCCACGTGCTCCAGTCGGGTTTGAAAGAGCGCTTGGGAGTACTCGAACCACGGCGACGCTAA
- a CDS encoding DMT family transporter, which produces MSRINLGLKLSLHDVLLIFVVTIWGANFGFVKTALNEVQPLAFNVLRLLIGVPAMLITLFVFEKRLWLPGRRVFLQRGDILPFAALSIFLMGDFTLYVKGLALTSSANASILYSMAPVTVAILSMFRGARFSRGCVLGLGLALGGVLLVITGQDAPLTALAGQQTRLGDLIVLGAVLSWAFFSHFSVHVLDRYSAVRVTTYAMMGAAVTSIAFFLPSFLGQSWAGLSPMGWAGVFYSSLLSNTMCLAIWYYAISKLGPVKVMTFEYLVPVIALFLASLLWKEAVLPAQVLGASLVLLGVRLVHSS; this is translated from the coding sequence ATGAGCAGGATAAACCTGGGACTGAAGCTTTCCCTTCATGACGTGCTTCTTATCTTCGTGGTTACCATATGGGGAGCCAACTTCGGGTTTGTGAAGACCGCGCTGAACGAGGTTCAGCCGCTGGCCTTCAACGTATTGAGGCTTCTCATCGGTGTCCCTGCCATGCTCATCACCCTCTTTGTCTTCGAAAAGCGCCTCTGGCTACCAGGGCGGAGGGTCTTCCTGCAGCGGGGGGACATACTGCCCTTCGCTGCGCTCTCCATCTTCCTCATGGGCGACTTCACTCTCTACGTCAAGGGTCTTGCTCTAACCAGTTCAGCCAACGCCTCCATTCTCTACTCCATGGCTCCGGTGACCGTAGCGATCCTCTCTATGTTCCGGGGCGCCAGGTTTAGCCGCGGCTGCGTGCTGGGCCTGGGTTTGGCTCTCGGGGGCGTGCTCCTGGTCATCACTGGGCAAGACGCACCCCTTACCGCCCTGGCAGGGCAACAGACAAGGCTGGGAGACTTGATTGTGCTGGGGGCCGTCCTCTCCTGGGCCTTCTTCAGTCACTTCAGCGTGCACGTGCTGGACCGCTACAGCGCGGTGAGAGTCACCACCTATGCCATGATGGGTGCAGCGGTCACATCTATCGCCTTCTTCCTCCCATCCTTCCTGGGCCAGTCATGGGCGGGTTTGTCCCCCATGGGCTGGGCAGGTGTGTTCTACTCATCCCTGCTCTCCAACACCATGTGCCTGGCCATATGGTACTACGCAATATCCAAGCTGGGGCCAGTCAAGGTGATGACCTTCGAGTACCTGGTGCCGGTAATCGCCCTATTCCTCGCGAGCCTCCTGTGGAAGGAGGCGGTTCTTCCCGCCCAGGTGCTGGGGGCTTCCCTGGTGCTCCTGGGGGTTCGCCTGGTACACAGTTCTTAA
- the speB gene encoding agmatinase, producing MTDYKKHHPIDSSVVSRFCGVRSFMRLPQLQTTEDADFAIIGAPADTGSTFRTGSRFAPAAIREMSMMLRAASVNLDINIFQYVSGVDFGDINVSPCNLARAHEAIEEGIKPILDGGAISICLGGDHSITLPELRAVAKEHGPVALVQFDAHLDTYDIENGDTLTHGTPFKIAVDEGLIDTTHSIQIGTRGLFDMSAIKTSEDLGFQVITAEQVHKLGLDRVGQIINGRVGNKKAFLTFDIDFVDPAYAPGTGTIEVGGFTSYESLYLLRQTKGINYVACDVVEVIPAFDPTQITAYMAGCVVHEFIAMLACRKKREFEAQNS from the coding sequence ATGACTGATTATAAGAAACATCATCCCATTGATTCTTCTGTTGTTTCTCGATTTTGCGGTGTACGGTCATTCATGCGTCTTCCCCAGCTTCAGACCACTGAAGATGCAGACTTTGCGATTATTGGCGCACCTGCGGACACCGGTTCTACCTTCCGCACAGGCTCACGATTTGCGCCTGCAGCAATTCGTGAAATGTCAATGATGCTTCGAGCTGCCAGCGTTAACCTGGATATTAATATTTTCCAGTACGTATCTGGCGTGGATTTCGGAGACATCAATGTCAGCCCCTGTAACCTGGCAAGAGCCCATGAGGCTATTGAAGAAGGAATTAAACCTATCTTAGACGGTGGCGCCATTTCCATCTGCCTGGGCGGCGATCATTCCATCACGTTACCGGAGTTACGGGCTGTTGCAAAGGAACATGGCCCAGTTGCGCTGGTTCAGTTTGATGCCCATCTTGATACATACGATATTGAAAACGGTGATACCCTTACTCACGGCACACCATTCAAAATCGCAGTTGACGAAGGATTGATCGACACTACTCACTCTATCCAGATCGGAACCCGCGGGTTATTCGACATGTCTGCAATCAAGACTTCTGAGGACCTAGGATTTCAAGTTATCACAGCGGAACAGGTTCATAAGCTTGGTCTGGATAGGGTGGGTCAGATTATTAATGGGCGTGTTGGCAACAAGAAGGCGTTTTTGACCTTTGACATTGACTTTGTGGATCCTGCCTATGCCCCCGGCACTGGTACCATTGAAGTTGGTGGTTTCACTAGCTATGAATCTCTGTATCTCCTGCGCCAGACCAAAGGCATCAATTATGTGGCGTGCGATGTAGTGGAAGTTATCCCAGCGTTTGACCCCACACAGATTACTGCATATATGGCTGGATGCGTTGTCCATGAGTTTATTGCAATGCTAGCGTGCAGAAAGAAGCGGGAGTTTGAAGCACAGAATTCTTAA
- a CDS encoding threonine synthase: protein MKHVKHLECTLCGSTCEPVSGGITCPQCGERGILEVVYDYDLLVRTVSKGDFASKRDFSMWRYSAFLPVEEKEKPETLAVGWTPLYRSEALEAKTGVGRLFVKDDGQNPTGSLKDRASALAVVMASQSGAQTVACASTGNAASSLAGNAARGGMRSVIFVPERTPRGKLAQMLMYGATVVKVKGSYEETYRLSAQALSRWGWYNRNAAVNPYLVEGKKTVSMECCEQMDWEVPDWVAVSVGDGCTVYGVYKGFFDLYRVGLINRVPRILGIQAEGCCPITKAFEKGLEVSPEEENTMADSIAVGVPRNPVKALRAVRGSGGIMVSVSDEDIYRAACILACSTGVFAEPAGAAGLAGVFKMTSLGHLDMRSSVLVMITGNGLKDPDNAMSAAPSPISIEPTMSELDRTLPEDLKGDWRSCVERG from the coding sequence TTGAAACACGTCAAACACCTAGAGTGTACGCTATGCGGAAGCACTTGCGAGCCTGTGAGTGGAGGTATCACTTGTCCCCAGTGCGGGGAAAGGGGCATCCTGGAGGTTGTCTACGACTACGACCTCCTGGTCAGGACGGTAAGCAAGGGAGATTTCGCCTCCAAAAGGGACTTCAGCATGTGGAGGTACTCGGCGTTTCTGCCTGTTGAGGAGAAGGAGAAACCGGAAACCCTGGCAGTTGGCTGGACGCCGCTATACCGCTCAGAGGCCCTCGAGGCAAAGACCGGGGTGGGCCGGTTATTCGTCAAGGATGACGGGCAAAACCCGACAGGTTCCTTGAAGGACCGCGCCTCCGCTCTGGCTGTGGTGATGGCAAGTCAATCGGGCGCACAAACCGTTGCCTGCGCTTCAACGGGGAACGCCGCGTCTTCACTGGCAGGCAATGCTGCCCGCGGAGGGATGCGAAGCGTGATCTTCGTGCCTGAACGGACCCCCCGGGGCAAGCTCGCACAGATGCTGATGTACGGCGCCACGGTGGTCAAGGTCAAGGGGTCCTATGAAGAAACATACAGGCTCTCGGCCCAGGCCCTGTCCAGATGGGGATGGTACAACAGGAATGCGGCCGTCAATCCCTACCTGGTGGAAGGTAAGAAGACAGTCAGCATGGAGTGCTGTGAACAGATGGATTGGGAGGTTCCGGATTGGGTGGCTGTCTCTGTTGGTGACGGCTGCACCGTGTACGGGGTATACAAGGGCTTCTTCGACTTGTATAGGGTGGGCCTCATCAACAGGGTTCCTCGAATTCTGGGTATCCAGGCAGAGGGTTGCTGTCCCATCACGAAGGCCTTTGAGAAGGGACTGGAGGTATCTCCCGAGGAGGAGAATACCATGGCAGACAGCATTGCAGTAGGGGTCCCCAGAAACCCCGTCAAGGCCTTGAGGGCCGTAAGGGGTTCAGGTGGAATCATGGTAAGCGTATCTGACGAGGATATCTACAGGGCGGCTTGCATCCTGGCCTGTTCCACAGGGGTGTTTGCAGAGCCGGCTGGAGCCGCCGGGTTGGCAGGGGTCTTTAAGATGACCTCGCTTGGCCATCTTGACATGCGCAGCTCGGTACTGGTCATGATTACGGGTAACGGGCTCAAAGACCCCGATAATGCCATGAGTGCCGCACCTTCTCCAATATCGATTGAGCCCACGATGTCGGAACTTGACCGAACGCTGCCAGAGGATCTTAAGGGAGATTGGAGGAGTTGTGTTGAGAGAGGGTAG